A portion of the Pseudopipra pipra isolate bDixPip1 chromosome 1, bDixPip1.hap1, whole genome shotgun sequence genome contains these proteins:
- the NDUFA4 gene encoding cytochrome c oxidase subunit NDUFA4, whose product MLRVIVTHAKKHPALIPLFVIIGSGGIGAGLYLMRLAVFNPEVSWDKKNNPEPWNKMSPSDQYKFYSVNVDYSKLKKDRPDF is encoded by the exons ATGCTGCGTGTCATCGTCACCCACGCCAAGAAGCACCCGGCC TTGATCCCTCTGTTTGTGATCATTGGATCTGGTGGCATTGGCGCAGGCCTGTATCTCATGCGCTTGGCAGTGTTCAACCCTGAAGTCAG CTGGGACAAGAAAAATAACCCAGAACCTTGGAACAAAATGTCTCCCAGTGACCAATACAAG TTCTATTCGGTTAATGTAGACTACAGTAAACTGAAAAAGGACCGCCCTGACTTCTGA